The Candidatus Gracilibacteria bacterium genome has a window encoding:
- a CDS encoding PrgI family protein, whose product MQYKIPIQIENEDTIVAGLSLRQLAIMMLWGGVAYGVFQKLVPNMGQTGALIIAVPIAIAGIIIALVKVSEMTFLPVVLSIMRLSLNSKSRMWSVGTDSYGDLEVGYVTLPTQKADAESNKSLETRMSENEEATEKILKL is encoded by the coding sequence ATGCAGTACAAGATTCCCATCCAGATCGAAAATGAAGACACCATTGTGGCTGGACTTTCACTGAGGCAACTGGCTATCATGATGCTCTGGTGAGGAGTTGCATATGGTGTATTTCAGAAACTCGTTCCCAATATGGGACAGACAGGCGCGCTTATCATTGCTGTTCCGATTGCTATTGCTGGTATCATTATTGCATTGGTAAAGGTTTCTGAGATGACATTTCTTCCTGTCGTTCTTTCGATTATGCGTCTTTCTCTGAATTCCAAGTCGCGCATGTGGTCGGTAGGAACAGATAGTTATGGAGATCTCGAGGTGGGATATGTAACACTTCCAACACAAAAAGCTGATGCAGAAAGCAATAAATCTCTCGAGACTCGTATGAGTGAGAATGAAGAAGCAACAGAAAAAATCCTCAAACTCTAA